The following proteins come from a genomic window of Rutidosis leptorrhynchoides isolate AG116_Rl617_1_P2 chromosome 10, CSIRO_AGI_Rlap_v1, whole genome shotgun sequence:
- the LOC139871043 gene encoding probable (S)-N-methylcoclaurine 3'-hydroxylase isozyme 2 — MDFTTSLFVLSTIFLLLLILKQTKLISSKSIKNLPPGPPKLPIIGNLHQIGDKPHVSTASMARKYGPLISLRFGQQLVVVASTPEAAIGILKTQDRLLSSRVVPTAFQQPELLPHSLIWSECNSTWKSLRTLCRTEMFSAKALEAQSKLREQKLGNLLTFLHKTQGRVINIQDAVFTTLFNTLSSIIFGKDLIDYEDEHGARDELKESLYSIIEYGGRIKDVGSFFPMLEGFDLHGIRKGTMKEFDKAFSYWDDIIEERRAQVNSSTWSSDQAQSFLDRMLEKRFTNNQINQVVTELFVAGTNTTTSTVMWAMSEFVRHKEVMSKLEEEVKREFNSDTITSSQLSKLTYLQACIKENFRLHPSVPLLLPHKAAETCEVMNYTIPKNTKIFVNVWAMGRDPNLWDDPLSFNPERFIDSKLDYKGQDFELLPFGSGRRICPGLPSGIKTIESLLVSLIREFEWALPNGDDPSKLDMNDKFGIALRREKPLKLIFKEKIV, encoded by the exons ATGGATTTCACAACTTCTCTTTTTGTTTTATCGACAATCTTCCTCCTTTTACTCATCCTCAAACAAACAAAACTAATATCTTCAAAAAGCATTAAAAACCTTCCACCGGGCCCACCAAAGTTACCAATTATCGGAAACTTACATCAAATCGGGGACAAACCTCATGTTTCAACGGCTAGTATGGCCCGCAAGTACGGCCCTCTCATATCTCTTCGATTCGGGCAGCAACTTGTTGTAGTTGCCTCTACGCCTGAGGCTGCAATTGGAATTCTCAAGACGCAAGATCGTTTACTTTCATCTCGTGTTGTGCCAACTGCATTCCAACAACCAGAGCTCTTACCTCACTCCCTAATTTGGTCAGAGTGCAATTCGACATGGAAATCGTTAAGAACCCTATGTAGAACTGAAATGTTCTCGGCTAAAGCATTAGAAGCCCAATCTAAATTACGAGAACAAAAGTTAGGTAACTTGTTGACATTTTTACATAAAACGCAAGGTCGTGTGATTAACATCCAAGATGCGGTTTTTACAACATTGTTCAATACGTTGAGTTCGATTATCTTTGGAAAAGATTTGATTGATTACGAAGATGAACATGGGGCTCGTGATGAGTTGAAAGAGTCATTATATTCGATAATCGAGTATGGCGGGCGTATAAAGGATGTGGGCTCATTTTTCCCCATGCTTGAGGGGTTTGATTTACATGGAATCAGAAAGGGAACCATGAAAGAGTTTGACAAGGCTTTTTCGTATTGGGATGATATTATTGAAGAAAGACGAGCTCAAGTGAATTCGTCAACATGGTCCTCAGATCAAGCTCAATCTTTTTTGGACCGAATGCTTGAAAAAAGATTCACTAACAATCAAATCAATCAAGTGGTTACG GAATTATTTGTAGCAGGAACAAATACTACAACCTCTACGGTAATGTGGGCTATGAGTGAGTTTGTAAGACACAAAGAAGTCATGTCGAAACTAGAAGAAGAAGTGAAAAGAGAATTCAACTCGGATACAATAACAAGCTCTCAACTATCTAAATTAACTTACCTACAAGCATGCATAAAAGAAAATTTTAGATTGCACCCGTCGGTGcctcttcttcttcctcataaGGCAGCGGAAACTTGTGAAGTTATGAATTACACAATTCCTAAGAATACAAAAATCTTTGTCAATGTTTGGGCAATGGGTCGTGATCCAAATCTTTGGGATGACCCTTTATCGTTTAATCCAGAAAGATTTATCGACTCAAAACTGGATTATAAGGGCCAAGACTTTGAGTTATTACCGTTTGGTTCAGGAAGGAGAATATGTCCTGGATTGCCATCGGGCATCAAGACTATTGAATCTTTATTGGTTTCTTTGATTCGTGAGTTCGAATGGGCTCTTCCAAATGGCGACGATCCTTCAAAGCTCGACATGAATGACAAATTTGGGATTGCATTAAGAAGGGAAAAGCCTTTAAAGTTAATCTTCAAAGAAAAAATTGTATGA